One Bradyrhizobium manausense DNA segment encodes these proteins:
- a CDS encoding glutathione S-transferase family protein, producing the protein MPDTQLTIWGRANSVNVQKVLWCLAELSLSYQRIDAGMQYGKTREPNYLAMNPNARIPTLVEGDFVLWESNSIMRYLCMAHGRGTPIYPEAPKSRAGVDRWLDWTLSTVQPVDRPVFWGIVRTAPAERDMVKVQKDADTAAEVWAIADRLLATRPFLEGDAFTLADIAVGAYARRWLGVEGITRPAQPNLTRWLAELGRRPGFARHVAPPMS; encoded by the coding sequence ATGCCGGACACACAGCTGACGATCTGGGGCCGCGCCAATTCGGTCAACGTGCAGAAGGTGCTGTGGTGCCTCGCGGAGCTCAGCCTGTCCTATCAGCGCATCGATGCCGGCATGCAATACGGCAAGACGCGCGAGCCGAATTATCTCGCGATGAACCCCAATGCGCGGATCCCGACGCTGGTCGAGGGTGACTTCGTGCTATGGGAGTCCAATTCGATCATGCGCTATCTCTGCATGGCGCATGGGCGCGGCACGCCGATCTATCCGGAAGCGCCGAAGAGCCGCGCCGGCGTCGACCGCTGGCTCGACTGGACGCTGTCGACCGTGCAGCCGGTCGACCGCCCGGTGTTCTGGGGCATCGTGCGCACGGCGCCCGCCGAGCGCGACATGGTCAAGGTGCAGAAGGATGCCGATACGGCCGCCGAGGTCTGGGCGATCGCCGACCGCCTGCTCGCCACGCGGCCGTTCCTGGAGGGCGACGCGTTCACGCTCGCCGATATCGCAGTCGGCGCCTATGCGCGGCGCTGGCTCGGCGTCGAGGGAATCACCCGGCCGGCGCAACCGAACCTCACGCGGTGGCTCGCCGAGCTCGGCCGGCGGCCCGGATTTGCCCGGCACGTGGCGCCGCCGATGTCGTGA
- a CDS encoding LysE family translocator — protein sequence MLSFLAFIGTSIIVIVTPGPDTATTIRSTLLAGRTGGICTAAGIAVGQVVWALATSVGLAALLVASAPLFLAIKYLGAAYLIYLGIVALYEALWPREQGSWIAMENHSHGRVSPWMAFRQGLISDLGNPKMAVFFTSLLPQFAPIGGSTFATLLALGIVFAGMTFLWLAFYAAAIHKVRNALQRPTVRRLVEGVTGMVLIALGLRIATEQR from the coding sequence ATGTTATCGTTTCTTGCATTCATCGGGACGTCGATCATCGTCATTGTCACGCCGGGGCCCGACACGGCCACGACAATCCGCAGCACCCTGTTGGCCGGGCGGACTGGCGGGATTTGCACAGCGGCTGGCATCGCAGTTGGACAGGTGGTCTGGGCGCTGGCGACCAGCGTCGGCCTTGCTGCTCTTCTGGTGGCTTCGGCGCCACTGTTTCTTGCGATCAAGTATCTGGGGGCTGCTTATCTGATCTATCTGGGCATCGTCGCGTTGTACGAAGCCCTTTGGCCGCGGGAGCAAGGTTCGTGGATCGCGATGGAGAACCACTCGCATGGCCGCGTCAGCCCCTGGATGGCTTTCAGGCAGGGGCTCATCAGCGATCTCGGCAATCCCAAGATGGCCGTTTTCTTCACAAGCCTGCTTCCCCAGTTCGCGCCGATCGGCGGTTCGACCTTTGCGACACTGCTCGCGCTTGGAATTGTCTTTGCGGGAATGACCTTCCTCTGGCTCGCATTTTATGCCGCAGCGATCCACAAGGTGCGGAATGCACTTCAACGGCCTACCGTGCGTCGCCTCGTGGAGGGCGTGACTGGAATGGTCCTGATTGCTCTGGGTTTACGCATTGCCACCGAGCAGCGGTAA
- a CDS encoding PilZ domain-containing protein produces the protein MPQPKKRAARKLLSQHAWITLEGGFAARHCLVQDISASGARITMDDDASQLPGVIRMAFARDARTGRSCQVVWRRGKSAGVRFL, from the coding sequence ATGCCGCAGCCCAAGAAGCGCGCAGCCCGCAAATTGCTGTCGCAGCATGCCTGGATCACGCTCGAGGGCGGATTCGCGGCGCGGCATTGCCTGGTTCAGGACATATCGGCCTCGGGCGCCAGGATCACTATGGACGATGATGCGAGCCAGCTCCCGGGCGTGATCCGGATGGCCTTTGCGCGGGACGCGCGGACCGGGCGGAGCTGCCAGGTGGTCTGGCGCCGGGGCAAGTCGGCCGGCGTCCGGTTCCTCTGA
- a CDS encoding VOC family protein, with protein MRYLHTMLRVRNLDVALKFYQDALGLKEVRRIENDKGRFTLVFLCSADDLEALKKQPQTRGAPLVELTWNWDEEKYGEDRFFGHLAYEVDDIYATCEKLMKAGVTINRPPRDGNMAFVRSPDLHSIEILQKGDPKAPAEPWASMPNTGHW; from the coding sequence ATGCGTTATCTCCACACCATGCTGCGCGTGCGCAATCTCGATGTCGCGCTGAAGTTTTACCAGGATGCGCTGGGGCTGAAGGAGGTGCGGCGGATCGAGAACGACAAGGGGCGCTTCACGCTCGTGTTCCTGTGCTCGGCTGACGATCTCGAGGCGCTGAAAAAGCAACCGCAGACGCGCGGCGCGCCGCTGGTCGAGCTCACCTGGAATTGGGACGAGGAGAAGTATGGCGAGGATCGCTTCTTCGGCCATCTCGCCTATGAGGTCGACGACATCTACGCCACCTGCGAGAAGCTGATGAAGGCGGGCGTCACCATCAACCGGCCGCCGCGCGACGGCAACATGGCCTTCGTCCGCTCGCCCGACCTGCACTCGATCGAGATCCTGCAGAAGGGCGACCCGAAGGCGCCGGCCGAGCCGTGGGCGTCGATGCCGAATACCGGCCATTGGTAG